The following nucleotide sequence is from Spartinivicinus poritis.
TTCAACAGGCCACCAGCATGCCTTCAAATCAACGCCTTGATTGCGAATTTACCAGAAGGCCAGAGACAGTAAACAATTATTAGAGGTGCCCATTGGTTCGCTCATTTTTTAAATAATGTTTGACAATAATAACATGAATTTTAGTGAATTTTTTATTGTGATTTATTAGGTGAGGTGCTAGATTCGAAACGCCCTAGCTCGAATATTTCACCAGATATCAAGGATTTTATGGTCTGGTGAAATATTCGGGCTAGTTTTATTGCATAAAACAGTTATGAAGTAATTTAGCTTTTAAAAGGACTTTGTATCCAATGGAAAAAAAATATTTAGCTCACTTATTTGGAGCATCCATTTGTACCTTTGCGTTACTACCTGTTATTTCTGCATCGGCAAATCCAGCGATATCTTTGGAAGATCCTCCGGAAAACTCAGTTTATATAGAGGATATTGTTTACGGTGGTACTGGTTGCCCTAATGGTACAGTTGGTACTTCGATAGCACCGAACGGGTTAAATTTTGGTGTGTCTTTTGATCAATATATTGCGGGTATTGGTGACGGATATAATCGAGCAGATAAAAGAAAATACTGCGAACTAAGGATTAACTTACGCATCCCTTCTGGTTATTCCTATGCAATTGCCGATATTATTTATCGCGGTTATGCCGAGTTAGATAAAGGAGTAGTTGGTACGCTTAAATCGCGTTATCGCTTTCAGGGAGAATTACTGGAAGCTGGTTTTTCGAAGACTATTCGGGGGCAGGTGGATAAAGACTTTGCCTATGATGACACGCTGGATCTCGAATCTTATGTATGGTCTGACTGTGGAGCCACTGCACCTGTGGTACTCAATACGCAAATTCGTTTAAATGCGACACCTGTAGCAGCACCAGAGGCGGGTGGTACAATCGGTGTTGATAGTGTTGAAGGTAAGCTGACTCAGGAGTATGGCTTGGTTTGGCGTCGTTGTGGAGAAGTAGCGGGTACTTTTGAATAAAGTAAAACAGTCTATCGTGCTGCGTTTAGCTAAAATTAATGGCAGATAGGCTTAAAAGGAATTTGCAAGGAATTAATAATGCTAACAATAAAATCATTAAGAGTAGGCCTTATCTGCAGTGCATTTTTGGTTGCCGGACAGAGTGCACAAGCAACTGATTTTGAATATGTTACCCCCCCTGAAGGTCAAGTAAAAGTTAAAGGTATTATTTATGGTGGGTCTGGTTGCCCACAAAACTCCATTGCCACATCGGTAGCGAAAAGTGGTTTAAATTTTGGTATTTCTTTTGATAATTATGTTGCGGGTATCGGTGATGGGTTTGCGCGCCATGATAAGCGGAAAAATTGTGAGTTAAGGGTTGAGTTAGCTGTGCCCAGCGGTTATTCCTATAGCATAGTTGATGCTAATTACCGTGGCTATGCTGATCTTGATAGTGGCATTAATGGTACTTTTGTCAGCCGCTATCACTTTCAAGGAGAGCTATCCGAGGCAACCTTAAACCGCTCAGTGCGTGGTCCGATTAATCGAGACTTTACTGTATCAGACAGTTTAGATGTGGAATCTTTTGTCTGGTCTGATTGTGGCGCTACGGCACCTGTGGTATTAACCACTCAGTTAAATCTGAAAAAAACGCATACGGCAGGGTCTAATGCAGAAGGGGTTGTGGGGCTGGATAGTGTTGAGGGTAAGTTAACCCATCGTTACGGTTTGAAGTGGAAACGCTGTAACAGTTGAGATATACCAGTCACGATTCACTTCTAGGTGTAAATTTAACAGGTATATACTCACAGCGAAGGATAATTTAGGCGAGGCCACTGAACGGTGAAGCCCCAGGAGTTTAGTAAACTAAATGACTGGGGTGAAGAGTGATGGTAACAAAGCCTAAAAATCATTCGCGAAGAGTATAAGTATTGAAGGGGCTGTTTTTAGCCTTTGCAAAATCACGTATCATCACCTTCTAGTAAAAGAGGGTGATGATGTTAAATAAAGAACTCAAGCAAACCATTCAGCGTGCCTATAGTCAGTTTTTAGAGCAACAGTCGCTAAAGCCCCGCTATGGGCAAAAGTTGATGATTGCTGAGATTGCAAAATCATTAGCCGCAGTTCAAGTCGATGATGAAGGTAACCGCGAATCGGACCCTGCCGTTTGTGCCGTGGAAGCGGGCACAGGTACTGGTAAAACAGTCGCCTATGCGGTTGCGGCCATTCCTATTGCTCAACACAGTGAAAAAACCCTGATTATTTCCACTGCAACGGTTGCTTTGCAAGAGCAAATTGTCCTGAAAGACCTCCCTCAAATTCGCCAACAAAGTGGTTTGTCATTTAACTTTTGCCTGGCTAAAGGTCGGGGGCGATATGTGTGTTTAACAAAGTTGGACTATCAAGTGCAAAGCGCTGAGGACATGCAGAGCACTGTTGAGCTGTTTGCTGAAGAAGGTTACAAGGTTGAGCTGGATAACAACAGCAAGCAACCCATTTTCCAAGACATGCTGAATCGGCTGGCAACAGGTAAATGGGATGGAGACCGTGATAATTGGCATCAGCCAGTGGATGATGATATTTGGCGAGCGGTAACCACCGATCATCACCAGTGTACCAACCGGCGCTGTGAGTTTTTTAATCAATGTGCATTTTTTAAAGCACGAGAAGCCTTGGGTAAAGTTGATGTAGTTGTTACTAACCATGACTTAGTACTTGCTGATTTAGCTTTGGGAGGAGGGGCTGTTTTACCTGCGCCAAAGGATGCTATTTATATTTTCGACGAAGGACATCACTTGCCGGATAAGGCGGTTAACCACTTTTCCCATGGAGCAAGGATTAAAGCCACTGGGCAATGGTTAGATAGCTTGGCTAAACAATTTGCCAAATGGTTGCAGCAACATGCTTTACCAGGAGAAATTGGACGACTGATGGAAAAGGCTGGGCTGTTAGCGCCTGAGCTACAAACGTTACTGGATGAGAGTTACCAGTTGCTGGCACAGCTGCTTACTCAGCAAGCAACCAATAATCAAGCCTCTACTGGGTATCAGAAAAGCAAACCCGCCGCTGGCTCTCAACAGCAAGAGCAGACAATTAATTATCGATTTCCTATGGGGGTGATCCCTGAACTATTAAAAGCGCAGGCAGAACAACTTAAACAGCAATTCAGTCAATTAACTGATGTGTTGGACCAAGTGGCTGAGTTATTAAAAGAAGCCATTGATGGCAAGTTAACTGGGGTAGATAAGCCAGAGGCTGAGCAGTGGTATCCTCTGGTAGGGGTGCACTTAACTCGGTCAATGGCTAACTTGGCCTTGTGGCAGAGCTATGCCGCGACTGACCCAACTACCAGCCCGCCTTGGGCGCGGTGGCTGATAGGTATTGATATTGGTGGACGGCTAGAGGTAGAGATAGCCTCAAGCCCTATTTTGGCCGCAGAAACATTGCGTCAATCGTTGTGGAATCGAGCGCATGCCGCTGTGATAACTTCTGCTACTTTGACGGCGTTAGGGACTTTTGACCGATTTCGGATGCGTGCTGGCATTCCCAAAAACAGTGCCACACTCGTTGTACCCAGCCCTTTTGACTATGCCACTGCTGGCCAGCTAGTGGTGCCTGCAATGAAAAGTGGGCCGAAAGACCAGCAGGGCCATACGGAAGAGATTATCCAACAGTTACCGACGTTAATTAGCAAATATTCAGGTAATCTGGTGTTATTTGCTTCCCGTAAACAAATGTTAGCGGTTTACTATGGGCTAACTGACAAAGATCGGCGTTTGGTAATGATGCAGGGAGATTTGGCCAAGCATGAAATTATTAAACGACACAAGCAGGCAATTGATAAGAAGCAATCAAGCGTAATTTTTGGTCTTGCCAGTTTTGCAGAAGGCATCGACTTGCCAGGTGAGTATTGTCAGCATGTGATTATTGCCAAAATCCCATTTGCTACCCCAGATGACCCGATAGAGTCTGCACTTGCAGAATGGATTGAAAACCAGGGGCGTAACGCATTTATGGAAATTACGATTCCTGATGCAGCTGTTAAACTAGTGCAAGCCTGTGGTCGTCTATTAAGAACTGAAGCAGACCATGGCCAAGTCACTCTATTAGACCGACGCTTGGTAACTCAGCGCTATGGGGCGATGTTGCTAAATAGCCTGCCCCCTTTTATGCGAGTAGTTGAATAAATGCAATTAAAGCTTACTCAGGACAGTACCTGCGTAGTTTGTTCCTATTGATAATGGTTATCCATTT
It contains:
- a CDS encoding DUF4360 domain-containing protein; the encoded protein is MEKKYLAHLFGASICTFALLPVISASANPAISLEDPPENSVYIEDIVYGGTGCPNGTVGTSIAPNGLNFGVSFDQYIAGIGDGYNRADKRKYCELRINLRIPSGYSYAIADIIYRGYAELDKGVVGTLKSRYRFQGELLEAGFSKTIRGQVDKDFAYDDTLDLESYVWSDCGATAPVVLNTQIRLNATPVAAPEAGGTIGVDSVEGKLTQEYGLVWRRCGEVAGTFE
- a CDS encoding DUF4360 domain-containing protein — translated: MLTIKSLRVGLICSAFLVAGQSAQATDFEYVTPPEGQVKVKGIIYGGSGCPQNSIATSVAKSGLNFGISFDNYVAGIGDGFARHDKRKNCELRVELAVPSGYSYSIVDANYRGYADLDSGINGTFVSRYHFQGELSEATLNRSVRGPINRDFTVSDSLDVESFVWSDCGATAPVVLTTQLNLKKTHTAGSNAEGVVGLDSVEGKLTHRYGLKWKRCNS
- the dinG gene encoding ATP-dependent DNA helicase DinG, translating into MMLNKELKQTIQRAYSQFLEQQSLKPRYGQKLMIAEIAKSLAAVQVDDEGNRESDPAVCAVEAGTGTGKTVAYAVAAIPIAQHSEKTLIISTATVALQEQIVLKDLPQIRQQSGLSFNFCLAKGRGRYVCLTKLDYQVQSAEDMQSTVELFAEEGYKVELDNNSKQPIFQDMLNRLATGKWDGDRDNWHQPVDDDIWRAVTTDHHQCTNRRCEFFNQCAFFKAREALGKVDVVVTNHDLVLADLALGGGAVLPAPKDAIYIFDEGHHLPDKAVNHFSHGARIKATGQWLDSLAKQFAKWLQQHALPGEIGRLMEKAGLLAPELQTLLDESYQLLAQLLTQQATNNQASTGYQKSKPAAGSQQQEQTINYRFPMGVIPELLKAQAEQLKQQFSQLTDVLDQVAELLKEAIDGKLTGVDKPEAEQWYPLVGVHLTRSMANLALWQSYAATDPTTSPPWARWLIGIDIGGRLEVEIASSPILAAETLRQSLWNRAHAAVITSATLTALGTFDRFRMRAGIPKNSATLVVPSPFDYATAGQLVVPAMKSGPKDQQGHTEEIIQQLPTLISKYSGNLVLFASRKQMLAVYYGLTDKDRRLVMMQGDLAKHEIIKRHKQAIDKKQSSVIFGLASFAEGIDLPGEYCQHVIIAKIPFATPDDPIESALAEWIENQGRNAFMEITIPDAAVKLVQACGRLLRTEADHGQVTLLDRRLVTQRYGAMLLNSLPPFMRVVE